taacaaaaaaattttttttcagaatgaataccagtttattaaaaacactCATGGATCATTCTATACCAGATGTTTAAGCGGACGTAAATCCATCCGCGATATCCATTCAAATGATTGACGACTTCAAATTTGCTTTAATACTATGCAGATCTACACACGATACCTTACGCATTTTTCGTCGATAGAAGAAATGCTTAACATAAGCATTAAATTACAAGTACAACGGTGTTTATATTTACTGCATTGGTTACATAGTTAATATATTACTTCATAATAATcggattcttttttaactaaGAATTTGATAAAAACAGTTTGATGTTATCCATTATTTCAGTTATGTTTATgttgtgaaatgaatttttaaatcgcaCACACGTTTATGgccaatgaatatttaataattattaattggattaatttcaaatattacgtatttataattgcatttttaggaccaaagtatatatatttttaatagattgGTTATGATAATTATCTCTTCATGAAATAAGATCGTAATTATAATAgcaattatatacaaattagaTGGAATATATATAGTTACTGTTTACTCTTGGATTATAACCATCGTCTTACCGAATTATATATGACCATATGTATTAATAGTTGTACGTTTTAAAAGTCTCTATAACGTTAATACTTTTCTATGCAGTTTTATCTTgtacatatatctatatatgaaTACTTATCTCGACAATGTTATtgcaatctttattttattatactaaacTACATGTGTAATCACTATTCTGGAACATAGTACTGTAATCAGTAAGTTTTATacccattttgtttattaatgtGCCAATGTTATGATCTATAAGTTATATAGCTTAAGACAACAATAAAGTATTATACacaaaaaagttttcaaagttacttgtttattattcctCTACACTACACAAAGGCTCTGCTAGTAAATAGTGGCTAGTAAGTTTTCAGTTACGCTGCGTAACTTACGCACGCGTGTTTATACTTCATTCAACTTACGCACGCGTGTTTGATCTATTTTGAACATGGTAGTTTCTGATTACCATGTTGCTTGCGTAGCAAGCAAAATTGAGAGAGTGTGATGTTATGTGGAGTATATCGGATTTAATTATCGGGTTCAAGATTCGTCATACAGCTGTTACATTACAGTAAGAAGGGTTATCGTTACCTGTGCgacttgaatatttcttatctACGCTGGAAGCTTGCCAAAAAGCAAGAGGGGATGCTTTTGACATATTATATTCCCCTCAAACGGCAAAAATTAATGGACACGTGTGTACCATTAGGGTAGTGAGTGACATAAATGCGCTCGGCTATCAGTGTTATTTTGTCGAGTCCGGTACCCGACAATAAAATGTCTCATCCCGATTACGAGCAAACTGCTCACGATCATGCGGCCCTACTTTTGCTCCTGAGGCCCATTGGTACacaaatcaaacaaaaaacTGTCACCAGGTTATGCGAACGAATAATTAAAGCAGGTAGCAGATTTACTGTCGCCGATTCTACAGGTGGAACCCGTGAAATCATTGCTAGATTTGTCAAAGAACATCCCGTGGAAAACAATGATTGGGGAGATTTTCAAACGCACAGAAGACTATTAGGATTAATCACATTTGGAAAATATGACAACCAAGCTGAACTCAACGAATTATGTAGAATTCACGAAAccttaaaagtaaaatacacTGCAACACTATATGATTCACGTGCTATACTTTTTGGGCCGGTGGAATCAAACAATCCACACGAACCACCACTGTCATTTAGCACTCCTTCAAACTTCAAAACACGTGGTGTATTTTATACCGATGAGATCTGCTCTGATCTTGAAGTTCACATTATGGAGTGCCTTAATTCTCTGTTTTGGATTCTGGAATCCAAAAGATTGGAAAGGTCCAGAGAAAAAATAGATAGGGTTTCCCTTTTGTTAGCAccttttgaaaagaaagattttaTAGGATTAGATTTGGAATccagaaataatagaaaaagatgtgtaGGTCGTATGACTAAACATTTAGGTGATTTATGTCTTCAAGCTGGACTTCCAGCAGATGCTTTAAGCAACTATAATTCTGCAGCCAGTGTGTTACAAGCTGTCAATGATTGGCTATGGCTAGGAGCAGCATTTGAAGGTTTATGTGCAGCATCTGCTTTAGTGTTATATCCAAATATGTGTAGAAGTCTTCCATTGCAAAGAAACTCTTCCCTTCAAGAAGGAAGTCCAGGTAAGCAGAGGTATGTATAATTTACACTTAtgctttttgtttaaacattcagaaacaaaaagtcatctgaaatatacaaatttgttgtttttggAGTAGAATTGGTAATGATTTATCATATTTAGACGAGGTTCACAAGCGGTTAATGCTTTACCATCACCACCTGCTGTAGAAGTAGTAAAGAGCAATATGCCACATATTTTGCTACCTgaagaaatatcaaagaaatacCGTGAAGCAATAGTTCATTATAGCAAATATCAATATGCTGGAATAATAGAGACAGAAGCTAGTTTTAAAGCTACAAGGATTTCTATAGAGCAAAATTGCACTTTACAAGCTgcttcatatttaaataatgttgtaCTTATAAATTTACCATTAAGTGAACAAGAGAAAGTAAGTAACTACACCGAGAAAATTACCAACTTATCAACTACAATGGAAGTACATATCTGCAACATTTCAGATTGATCGATTTACCACATTGTCAGATTTATATATAAGTTTTGGTTTTATAAGAAAAGCATCTTTTTGCTTAAGATTAGCTGCAACAAGACATGTGTCTCAAAATAATCCCAACCCAGATTGGCAGCAAtgttataatttaatgttacaAGCTACTTCTGGATTTAAGCTATCTTTAGATCCTATTGACATGTCTCCTGGTAAGTTTTATTATGACAAtactactttttttaataacgttaTAGTAAGtaaatctaaacaaaaattcgtttacATAGATACACATAGGGGTTGGCCAGTTATTCAAATACAAGTAATAAATGAACTTGTTGTTGCTGCTAACCGTATGGGTAATCCAGCACTTGCGACAAGACATATGACATTTTTACTTCAAACAATGTATAACTATTTGACGCCTAACGAACGCAAGGAAACTGCGCTACAGCTTCAAAATGTATCTCAACAGTGTGAAGGTGCACCTGTACCACTCGTAAGCATTGCAAaactgtattaaaaattcgtgACTTACAACGATtaggaaaaatgaatttcttccaATAGGTTTTAGATTCTGGAACAGTTATACCACCTGCCAATCTaacaaatattccaaaaacaaaatcgttcgttttgaaaaatatgcaacCACATCTTCAGcctcaaaaaattgaaagagtcAAGGAAGACCATGGGCCTTTTCTATTTACACCAATTAATTTTGGTTCAttagagagaaaaaatacATCCAAAAGTAAAGTTGGTGTGttcatgtttaaattattaagacACATACACTACATCgtttacagaaaataatgcttgcttttacaaaatgtatacatgGTTACAGATTACTTATGGGTTGAGGGTGATATTTGTGAAGTATCAATGCAACTTATTAATCCCTTACCATTTGAACTTCATGTGTCTAATATGAGACTCCTTACAAATGGAATAGTATTTGAATCAATCCCGGAGAGTATTACGCTTCCTGCTGAGTCAGGACCAATTGCGGTAACGTTAGCAGGAAGGCCTAAAGAAATTGGAGACTTAGAAATACTCGGCTTTAGTACGCATACATTAGGAGTGAAATCTAACTGCAGATTAAGGTCCATGGAAGGAATGGCTCATCCTCAATATACCGTTGAAGTAGTTCCAGCCTTACCAAGGATAGAAGTGGCCACAAGTTTACCTCAAACTGCAAGTTTCAGTTCTGGAGATAATATAGTAACTAGTGCAAGTATATCACTCTATGGTGGTGAAAGGTATGTTTcaatatacataaacatttctaatatacataaactatactttttaaattcaacacaATATCCGTTTATCCTGCTATAGTGCTGAGTGTACTGTAACTATTACAAATTCCGGCCAAGTTCCTATTGAAACTATAGAACTATCGGTACAATCTACACTAGATACGATAACCgagaacaaaatattcaaatggaaCGATGAAAACTTAATGTCACAATTACCTTTACAACCTGGTGTCAGTGCGAGTCTTACCTTATATTTGTACGCGGCTACAGATTTTATAGCATCTACGTCCCGGAATGgtactattatttatattcacttacatcttttttataaaataacatttccaTTAATATTCACGTGGATACTTTTTAGACATTACCAGCAGTACATATCTTAGTCAGCCAAGCAGTTTAATGTCTCATTCGGGACACAGTTCGTTACCATCTAGATTAAGTTCTCCATCGCATACCAAGCGACAATCCGAGCTAACTTCCTCGTTTAGATCAGGCTTAAGTTCTCACTCTGGTAACTCTTCCATGGCCAGTTCGCGTTTATCGAAACTTGCTGTTCCGTTACATACTTCAAATGTTATCGAGggtcaattaaaaataaagtactcAGGTGGTAACGGTTTAACGGCAGGTTATTGCCGTACTTCGTCTGTGTTTGTAACCATTGAAATGTTACCTAGcgtacaaattacaaattggGATGTACTTCCAGCAGAAACGTAAGTAACAAGTCGGTAGTTGAAGTGTTCAGATACAcgcaatatttgtaaaatatattttcaggCCATCGCAGTTTTATCTCGTATTAGATTTAACAAATATGACCAATCATGAAATGGAATTACATTATACACAAactaaatgtatatatatggaGGGAAAAGAACCGTGTAGAATTCCTGTACCAGTTGATCGATGCCCGctcaataaattatctatggtaataaacaatttttcgtgtGTAGAAGTAcgaaaatgcaaatgcaacTTTACTCCGTATCTTATTCATAGTTAAACGGAGTCGGTGATATTGGAGAACttcaacaaatttgttcagaACACATTGCCTCGTTAGTTGATTTACGGTGGCAATTATTAGGCACAGAATCAATTGGAAAAGCAACCCTATCCGGCATTACTCTCACTCAAGATATGTTAGACCTCGTTAGAATGAGTCCTTTACAATGGGGTATATTTTAATCATagattatacataaaattttcatttattaattatcgaattaaattaataattgttaaatgGTTCttctagaaataaaaataaatgatgcaCTTGTAAAGGCACAAGATGAACTTACATGTAGTTTAGGCGAATGTGTTAGCATTGGAATAGGGATATGTAATGCTTTGAAACATCCATTGAGCGATCTTATATTGTCTATTAATTTCTATCAAGATCATCATAATGGagttaataattatcaattagAAACGAGGCTATCAATCGCTGGTGCAAACAAAGTTATACTTCCAGCTGTGAGttactttaataatacaaatattgcaatatttgatttgttttaataaatttttttttcagttacaAGAATATGGAAGAGTTTATCACGAATGTCGTGTTGTATTCTTCACGGCTGgacaatataaaatagatattcagTGTTGCAGTAAAGAATCAGCCCCAAATACACCAATACTTTGTTCGGAATTAATAAATGCTGGGCATACATGGCGTTATATACCACCAATAGAAATAACTGTTGACGACTATTAACGTACCTAGAATAAATGAATGCGCGGCTCCgtaacatttgtaaaaaagtgaaaaataaatacatctaCGTcttgttataataattgaatgtgaaataatttaataacttatacttttactttttttaataaaggatacaaaaatctttgtttttattttattattcaagtgCCAATGAATACCACAAACGTCGGCCAATAAGCTTTCGTCATGTCGCGTGATTttgttttcagttttttttcgTGTTGAATGAAGGATACAACAATACAAATACAATCatgttttctgttttttccccAAGGGAATCATTTCCATTTCCTGTAAATTTCTTCTGAATTTCTTATAGAATAAAAGTACGTCGGTATGCGCCCATACTTGTTGACTATTAAAATCTAGAACTCGTAACGATTCCAAACTTTGCGCTCGCGATAATGCTACATATGACTGACCAGCATCAAAGACTCTTGCTAAACACATTTCAACACAATCTAATGTCAAACCCTGACTTTTATGAATAGAAAAGGCCCATGCCAGTTTAAGTGGAACTTGTTTCCTATAAACAACAGTTCCTGTATTGGTTTTTAAGTTCCACTTCTCTGGCTTTGCATGATATTGAATACCtgatttaaattgaactaCTGGTACATTATCCACAAACTTGATAACTACACCCCTGGCTCCGTTTACTAGAccattagaaatatttatatttttcagtaaCATCACTTGGGCACCTTCTTTCAATGTAAGTTTACCAGGAACATTTAACTGTTGATTCATGGTTGTAGTCATAGATTGATCAGAGTCTTGAGCTACGAATACTTTGGATTCACCTTTCaattcgtttaattgaaaCTCATTAATCTCTTCAGCTTCATTTACATGAGAACAAAGTCTTGTTGCTAAAATTCCATtgttctcaattttttgtttagctGTTGCTTTAAGAGTTTCCACAATATTGTCTGTGATTCTACCTATcctaatattattcaaaatatttataaactcaGGGTCCTTCTGTCTATGAACAGTTCGTAGTTCAAAATTAAAGTGTACACACTTTTCCCATGCTTCACTTTGAAAACAGAACTTTGCTGTTTTATCTCTAGAGACAGGTGGTAATTGAAAGAAGTCTCCACATAAAATCAGTTGTATCCCACCAAAAGGTCTTTCATTTCTACGTATATGCCTAGCAAcagcttcaattttttcaaaatatgttGCCTCAACCATAGAAATCTCATCGATtatcaaatgttttgtttttctccaGAAGCTAGCAGAATTACGAGCAGCCATTTGGTAACATCTTCCTAACTGAGCAGTTCCCAGGCCTATTCCTGCAAACTGGTGTAAAGTAATCCCACCTATATGACAAGCTGCAACTCCAGTACTTGCTGTAGCCATTGTAGCATCAGGAGGAAGCGctgctattatttttttcagtaGAAATGATTTACCAGTACCAGCACTCCCagtaaaaaatacattttttccattCACTACCGCATTTAAAACTTTGCTTTGTTCTTCTGTAATTTGTGTCACTGTCGGATTTTCATAAAGTTTCTTTGCAGAAGTGCTTCTTATCCCATTTTCATCTGtacgtttcctcttttttgcAGCACTAGGGGATGGTGTAGTAATTGTTGCACGTGAAACGCCGATAGCCCTCTCTTTGGCCCTGTTTACCTCTGCACTTGTTGCAGGACTAATTTCCTGGTGGCCACCCAATGACTTATTAGAAAGTAGTTTCTCTTTCAATGGATTTTTCAATCCCTGTCCTGACTGGTTCGttattttgatgtatattgtcttcaaaaaattgattagtTGAGTAGTCGGTGCATTCGACAAGAATAGCGTACAATTATCATCCTTAAACTTTATAGAAGCTTTCCCATCAgtcataaatttgttaaaaacgGAGATGGACTTTAGCGGCAGCTTCGTTACTAGGTTTGATTTCTCGGCTCGTATTTCGACGAACATTTcacgaaaattatttctaactaAGCGTAGAGTTGCCGTTCGATGATTTAACTTCTTTTGAATCGAGCCATGCAAGTCCGTTTGTTCTATTATCACAGAGCAAGTCACCGAACAGTTATCTTGATCCATATTTACGAAATTATTACGTACAATTGATCAAGTAAAAACGATACACTAGTTTTAAAAGTCTCTCGTCATATTAAACACAAAATTACAGTTATTTTAAAGGTAACAACATTCGATCTAGATGTAATACCTTGAATACATGTTTTCACATGTTTTTAGATACTCGGAGACAAGTAGGTGGCGCTAGTATACATGACAAATATATAGGTTAGAACGTATCTGCGAGCCCCACAAATACCATTATGAAATCTTCAGTGTAGTGAAGCGTTTGGTATTTACCATGAACGTCCGTGGATCACaatggatttaaaaatatatgaaccTTTGACATATGTCAAAGATCTAATACGACTATAAAACTGGCGCCTTTAATCGTCCTAAAAAGCATGCGCCAGTGAGAGGCGGGAGCCATCCCTGACATCAATGCACGTGCGTGAAAAATCCAACCTCTCTgacaacaataacaatattccCGCCAATTCCCGCGCTACTCGTGAAATGGCATGCCTTCAAAGTTATTCACccaattattttgcaataaacgATATTTTGAGCTCCGAAGAACGTATATCTTGCAAAATCGAAGTAGAATTGCCGGGACTAGGTAGTCTTTGCTTTATGTTTACTAACCTTAGCCATCCTAACCAAACtacattgttattaatttGCCGCCAAATAGTATCACCATtacacataataaataaatgtaaaaagtcTGAACTGCTGACTTGTATGAataccattttattatatactgtaataattttaaaacttcaGTTTTATGCCCATCATTTAAGGCTTTTTGGATTCATCGTCCCAGTCTGAAAATATAAAGGTGGGATCAAAACTGGAGTTTCCATTATGGTTAGCAGAGTCATTGAAAAACCTGCAGAATCCTGTAGTCACTGTTCAAAtaccaaatatatttaaagaaggATACAGGTATgggttttattattattagatgtacacaaattttgtttcatgcgtacatatttttgcttttacttcttttgtttatattttttttagggAAATTTTAGGAGCTGATGCAGATGCTGTTACTTTAAGCAAATGGAATCCTTACTTCTATGAGTTGGGAATTCATGTGCAGAAATTTGGTGACAGAGAATCCGACCAGATAACTGAAAGTTTGTTACAGGTAAGATCTTCTAATTGCAgctatattaaattaaaaattggtttATAGACTCCAGTAATTTctatattacatttctttacTTTCAGACATTTAAGTCTCGTTTTCGATTAGTTATGGATTGGGCTCAAAATCCAATATCGGATCCAACATTGGAGACTCAACTTCCTCGACTTGAAAGAGATCTTTTTCTGCATGGAAGAAAGGCTAAAGTTCGATTGTTAGAGTGGTTGAAAATGGGTACTAATAGCATCCTTCCTTCTGAAATTACAGCTAACttgaagaaacgaaaacgttcAGACTACGAACTTgagtgaaatttttaatttataaaacaactGTGTAAATATCCGtcatttaacttttttaattatgcaTGGAatgaattgatattttatgtaataaactGTGCCTAGAAATACGAATAAAGATTCGAAGAGAAAGTTATAGTTTATGTAGGTAATTGGTTTTGGGTATGTAAGcatttagttttaattattatcaactGCGTTCCGcacgtttttttaaatttgctaaaaaagaaaaagttggtGGTGCCATCTACGGTAGAATTCTCAAATTGGTTTGGATTATTATTGGTTCAACAGTAATGGTAAGTGGAA
This portion of the Hylaeus volcanicus isolate JK05 chromosome 4, UHH_iyHylVolc1.0_haploid, whole genome shotgun sequence genome encodes:
- the LOC128875668 gene encoding protein brunelleschi isoform X1, encoding MRSAISVILSSPVPDNKMSHPDYEQTAHDHAALLLLLRPIGTQIKQKTVTRLCERIIKAGSRFTVADSTGGTREIIARFVKEHPVENNDWGDFQTHRRLLGLITFGKYDNQAELNELCRIHETLKVKYTATLYDSRAILFGPVESNNPHEPPLSFSTPSNFKTRGVFYTDEICSDLEVHIMECLNSLFWILESKRLERSREKIDRVSLLLAPFEKKDFIGLDLESRNNRKRCVGRMTKHLGDLCLQAGLPADALSNYNSAASVLQAVNDWLWLGAAFEGLCAASALVLYPNMCRSLPLQRNSSLQEGSPGKQRRGSQAVNALPSPPAVEVVKSNMPHILLPEEISKKYREAIVHYSKYQYAGIIETEASFKATRISIEQNCTLQAASYLNNVVLINLPLSEQEKIDRFTTLSDLYISFGFIRKASFCLRLAATRHVSQNNPNPDWQQCYNLMLQATSGFKLSLDPIDMSPDTHRGWPVIQIQVINELVVAANRMGNPALATRHMTFLLQTMYNYLTPNERKETALQLQNVSQQCEGAPVPLVLDSGTVIPPANLTNIPKTKSFVLKNMQPHLQPQKIERVKEDHGPFLFTPINFGSLERKNTSKSKVDYLWVEGDICEVSMQLINPLPFELHVSNMRLLTNGIVFESIPESITLPAESGPIAVTLAGRPKEIGDLEILGFSTHTLGVKSNCRLRSMEGMAHPQYTVEVVPALPRIEVATSLPQTASFSSGDNIVTSASISLYGGESAECTVTITNSGQVPIETIELSVQSTLDTITENKIFKWNDENLMSQLPLQPGVSASLTLYLYAATDFIASTSRNDITSSTYLSQPSSLMSHSGHSSLPSRLSSPSHTKRQSELTSSFRSGLSSHSGNSSMASSRLSKLAVPLHTSNVIEGQLKIKYSGGNGLTAGYCRTSSVFVTIEMLPSVQITNWDVLPAETPSQFYLVLDLTNMTNHEMELHYTQTKCIYMEGKEPCRIPVPVDRCPLNKLSMLNGVGDIGELQQICSEHIASLVDLRWQLLGTESIGKATLSGITLTQDMLDLVRMSPLQWEIKINDALVKAQDELTCSLGECVSIGIGICNALKHPLSDLILSINFYQDHHNGVNNYQLETRLSIAGANKVILPALQEYGRVYHECRVVFFTAGQYKIDIQCCSKESAPNTPILCSELINAGHTWRYIPPIEITVDDY
- the LOC128875668 gene encoding protein brunelleschi isoform X2 codes for the protein MPHILLPEEISKKYREAIVHYSKYQYAGIIETEASFKATRISIEQNCTLQAASYLNNVVLINLPLSEQEKIDRFTTLSDLYISFGFIRKASFCLRLAATRHVSQNNPNPDWQQCYNLMLQATSGFKLSLDPIDMSPDTHRGWPVIQIQVINELVVAANRMGNPALATRHMTFLLQTMYNYLTPNERKETALQLQNVSQQCEGAPVPLVLDSGTVIPPANLTNIPKTKSFVLKNMQPHLQPQKIERVKEDHGPFLFTPINFGSLERKNTSKSKVDYLWVEGDICEVSMQLINPLPFELHVSNMRLLTNGIVFESIPESITLPAESGPIAVTLAGRPKEIGDLEILGFSTHTLGVKSNCRLRSMEGMAHPQYTVEVVPALPRIEVATSLPQTASFSSGDNIVTSASISLYGGESAECTVTITNSGQVPIETIELSVQSTLDTITENKIFKWNDENLMSQLPLQPGVSASLTLYLYAATDFIASTSRNDITSSTYLSQPSSLMSHSGHSSLPSRLSSPSHTKRQSELTSSFRSGLSSHSGNSSMASSRLSKLAVPLHTSNVIEGQLKIKYSGGNGLTAGYCRTSSVFVTIEMLPSVQITNWDVLPAETPSQFYLVLDLTNMTNHEMELHYTQTKCIYMEGKEPCRIPVPVDRCPLNKLSMLNGVGDIGELQQICSEHIASLVDLRWQLLGTESIGKATLSGITLTQDMLDLVRMSPLQWEIKINDALVKAQDELTCSLGECVSIGIGICNALKHPLSDLILSINFYQDHHNGVNNYQLETRLSIAGANKVILPALQEYGRVYHECRVVFFTAGQYKIDIQCCSKESAPNTPILCSELINAGHTWRYIPPIEITVDDY
- the LOC128875671 gene encoding ATP-dependent DNA helicase PIF1, producing MDQDNCSVTCSVIIEQTDLHGSIQKKLNHRTATLRLVRNNFREMFVEIRAEKSNLVTKLPLKSISVFNKFMTDGKASIKFKDDNCTLFLSNAPTTQLINFLKTIYIKITNQSGQGLKNPLKEKLLSNKSLGGHQEISPATSAEVNRAKERAIGVSRATITTPSPSAAKKRKRTDENGIRSTSAKKLYENPTVTQITEEQSKVLNAVVNGKNVFFTGSAGTGKSFLLKKIIAALPPDATMATASTGVAACHIGGITLHQFAGIGLGTAQLGRCYQMAARNSASFWRKTKHLIIDEISMVEATYFEKIEAVARHIRRNERPFGGIQLILCGDFFQLPPVSRDKTAKFCFQSEAWEKCVHFNFELRTVHRQKDPEFINILNNIRIGRITDNIVETLKATAKQKIENNGILATRLCSHVNEAEEINEFQLNELKGESKVFVAQDSDQSMTTTMNQQLNVPGKLTLKEGAQVMLLKNINISNGLVNGARGVVIKFVDNVPVVQFKSGNKFHLNWHGPFLFIKVRV
- the LOC128875677 gene encoding DNA replication complex GINS protein PSF3 isoform X1, whose amino-acid sequence is MACLQSYSPNYFAINDILSSEERISCKIEVELPGLGSLCFMFTNLSHPNQTTLLLICRQIVSPLHIINKCFLDSSSQSENIKVGSKLEFPLWLAESLKNLQNPVVTVQIPNIFKEGYREILGADADAVTLSKWNPYFYELGIHVQKFGDRESDQITESLLQTFKSRFRLVMDWAQNPISDPTLETQLPRLERDLFLHGRKAKVRLLEWLKMGTNSILPSEITANLKKRKRSDYELE
- the LOC128875677 gene encoding DNA replication complex GINS protein PSF3 isoform X2 encodes the protein MACLQSYSPNYFAINDILSSEERISCKIEVELPGLGFLDSSSQSENIKVGSKLEFPLWLAESLKNLQNPVVTVQIPNIFKEGYREILGADADAVTLSKWNPYFYELGIHVQKFGDRESDQITESLLQTFKSRFRLVMDWAQNPISDPTLETQLPRLERDLFLHGRKAKVRLLEWLKMGTNSILPSEITANLKKRKRSDYELE